Proteins encoded within one genomic window of Bos indicus isolate NIAB-ARS_2022 breed Sahiwal x Tharparkar chromosome 23, NIAB-ARS_B.indTharparkar_mat_pri_1.0, whole genome shotgun sequence:
- the LOC109577316 gene encoding HLA class II histocompatibility antigen, DM beta chain isoform X2 produces the protein MTVLLSLLLGFSLGCTAAGGFVAHVESTCVLDDDGDPKDFSYCISFNKDLLTCWDPLQASMIPREFGVLNGLARYLSQFLNNNSYLIQRLSNGLQNCAAHTQPFWSSLTHRTRPPTVQVAKTTPFNTRESVMLACYVWGFYPADVAITWRRNGQEVLPHGRAWRIIQPNGDWTYQTVSHLATTPSFGDTYTCVVEHIGAPELILQDWTPGLLPAQTVKVSVALVTLVLGLIIFVFGLHSWRRATSSGYIFLPGSTYPEGQHN, from the exons ATGACTGTCCTCCTGTCGCTGCTGCTGGGCTTCAGCCTGGGCTGCACCGCAGCAG GTGGTTTTGTGGCACACGTGGAAAGCACCTGTGTGTTGGACGATGATGGGGATCCGAAAGACTTCTCGTATTGCATCTCCTTCAACAAGGATTTGCTGACCTGCTGGGATCCCCTGCAGGCCAGTATGATTCCTCGTGAATTTGGGGTGCTGAACGGCTTGGCCCGGTACCTCTCACAGTTCCTCAACAATAATAGTTACCTGATCCAGCGCTTGTCCAATGGTCTGCAGAACTGTGCCGCGCACACCCAGCCCTTCTGGAGCTCTCTGACCCACAGGACAC GCCCACCGACCGTGCAGGTAGCCAAAACCACTCCTTTTAACACGAGGGAGTCTGTGATGCTGGCCTGCTATGTGTGGGGCTTCTATCCAGCGGACGTGGCCATCACGTGGAGGAGGAACGGGCAGGAGGTCCTCCCACACGGCAGGGCCTGGAGGATCATCCAGCCCAACGGAGACTGGACATACCAGACCGTCTCCCATCTGGCCACAACCCCCTCTTTTGGGGATACCTACACCTGTGTGGTCGAGCACATTGGGGCTCCTGAACTCATCCTTCAGGACTGGA CTCCTGGGCTGTTGCCTGCGCAGACGGTGAAGGTTTCTGTGGCTCTGGTAACGCTGGTCCTGGGTCTCATCATCTTCGTTTTCGGTCTGCACAGTTGGCGGAGAGCCACCTCCTCCG GCTACATTTTCCTCCCGGGGTCCACTTATCCAGAAG GTCAGCACAATTGA
- the LOC109577316 gene encoding HLA class II histocompatibility antigen, DM beta chain isoform X3, protein MIPREFGVLNGLARYLSQFLNNNSYLIQRLSNGLQNCAAHTQPFWSSLTHRTRPPTVQVAKTTPFNTRESVMLACYVWGFYPADVAITWRRNGQEVLPHGRAWRIIQPNGDWTYQTVSHLATTPSFGDTYTCVVEHIGAPELILQDWSLIPGRGIETPTCCSSVADSNNNNKAESYCNSWAVACADGEGFCGSGNAGPGSHHLRFRSAQLAESHLLRLHFPPGVHLSRRSAQLIEAEPYSFPST, encoded by the exons ATGATTCCTCGTGAATTTGGGGTGCTGAACGGCTTGGCCCGGTACCTCTCACAGTTCCTCAACAATAATAGTTACCTGATCCAGCGCTTGTCCAATGGTCTGCAGAACTGTGCCGCGCACACCCAGCCCTTCTGGAGCTCTCTGACCCACAGGACAC GCCCACCGACCGTGCAGGTAGCCAAAACCACTCCTTTTAACACGAGGGAGTCTGTGATGCTGGCCTGCTATGTGTGGGGCTTCTATCCAGCGGACGTGGCCATCACGTGGAGGAGGAACGGGCAGGAGGTCCTCCCACACGGCAGGGCCTGGAGGATCATCCAGCCCAACGGAGACTGGACATACCAGACCGTCTCCCATCTGGCCACAACCCCCTCTTTTGGGGATACCTACACCTGTGTGGTCGAGCACATTGGGGCTCCTGAACTCATCCTTCAGGACTGGA gtttgatccctggtcggggaattgaGACCCCCACATGTTGCTCTAGCGTGGCtgacagtaacaacaacaacaaagcagagAGCTACTGCAA CTCCTGGGCTGTTGCCTGCGCAGACGGTGAAGGTTTCTGTGGCTCTGGTAACGCTGGTCCTGGGTCTCATCATCTTCGTTTTCGGTCTGCACAGTTGGCGGAGAGCCACCTCCTCCG GCTACATTTTCCTCCCGGGGTCCACTTATCCAGAAG GTCAGCACAATTGATAGAGGCAGAACCCTACAGCTTTCCCTCCACGTGA
- the LOC109577316 gene encoding HLA class II histocompatibility antigen, DM beta chain isoform X1 produces the protein MTVLLSLLLGFSLGCTAAGGFVAHVESTCVLDDDGDPKDFSYCISFNKDLLTCWDPLQASMIPREFGVLNGLARYLSQFLNNNSYLIQRLSNGLQNCAAHTQPFWSSLTHRTRPPTVQVAKTTPFNTRESVMLACYVWGFYPADVAITWRRNGQEVLPHGRAWRIIQPNGDWTYQTVSHLATTPSFGDTYTCVVEHIGAPELILQDWSLIPGRGIETPTCCSSVADSNNNNKAESYCNSWAVACADGEGFCGSGNAGPGSHHLRFRSAQLAESHLLRLHFPPGVHLSRRSAQLIEAEPYSFPST, from the exons ATGACTGTCCTCCTGTCGCTGCTGCTGGGCTTCAGCCTGGGCTGCACCGCAGCAG GTGGTTTTGTGGCACACGTGGAAAGCACCTGTGTGTTGGACGATGATGGGGATCCGAAAGACTTCTCGTATTGCATCTCCTTCAACAAGGATTTGCTGACCTGCTGGGATCCCCTGCAGGCCAGTATGATTCCTCGTGAATTTGGGGTGCTGAACGGCTTGGCCCGGTACCTCTCACAGTTCCTCAACAATAATAGTTACCTGATCCAGCGCTTGTCCAATGGTCTGCAGAACTGTGCCGCGCACACCCAGCCCTTCTGGAGCTCTCTGACCCACAGGACAC GCCCACCGACCGTGCAGGTAGCCAAAACCACTCCTTTTAACACGAGGGAGTCTGTGATGCTGGCCTGCTATGTGTGGGGCTTCTATCCAGCGGACGTGGCCATCACGTGGAGGAGGAACGGGCAGGAGGTCCTCCCACACGGCAGGGCCTGGAGGATCATCCAGCCCAACGGAGACTGGACATACCAGACCGTCTCCCATCTGGCCACAACCCCCTCTTTTGGGGATACCTACACCTGTGTGGTCGAGCACATTGGGGCTCCTGAACTCATCCTTCAGGACTGGA gtttgatccctggtcggggaattgaGACCCCCACATGTTGCTCTAGCGTGGCtgacagtaacaacaacaacaaagcagagAGCTACTGCAA CTCCTGGGCTGTTGCCTGCGCAGACGGTGAAGGTTTCTGTGGCTCTGGTAACGCTGGTCCTGGGTCTCATCATCTTCGTTTTCGGTCTGCACAGTTGGCGGAGAGCCACCTCCTCCG GCTACATTTTCCTCCCGGGGTCCACTTATCCAGAAG GTCAGCACAATTGATAGAGGCAGAACCCTACAGCTTTCCCTCCACGTGA